From Levilactobacillus zymae, a single genomic window includes:
- a CDS encoding MerR family transcriptional regulator: MRLYDQTGLLPAAHKDPQTGYRYYQSSQIFQFTIIKYLQQSGLTLNQIQTAFATPETTLPAFWEQQEAHAQEAVRAAQRGLQIVHSQQRQLQRLQALKQHLDHGPYQQTVNELVITTPLTTPVTPHDTPDASVATLNHQLITAGELPNLEYSFAFPRRAYQNLSEIHYTSTFKTRLFTTPLPPQLTVRHHRGTFLCLAFRWDTTNYLAHYRDLLAATSPYPNAQGPVYERSFPLKYGQVGSGQNFLTELSLQIGGEFS; encoded by the coding sequence TTGCGCCTCTATGATCAAACCGGCCTGCTACCCGCGGCCCATAAGGACCCACAAACGGGCTACCGCTATTACCAAAGTAGTCAGATTTTTCAATTCACCATCATCAAGTATCTGCAGCAATCCGGGCTGACCCTCAACCAGATTCAAACGGCCTTTGCCACTCCCGAGACCACCCTGCCCGCTTTCTGGGAGCAACAGGAAGCCCACGCGCAAGAAGCCGTCCGTGCGGCCCAACGCGGATTACAGATCGTTCACTCCCAGCAACGCCAACTGCAGCGACTGCAAGCCCTGAAACAACACCTCGACCACGGTCCGTACCAGCAGACCGTTAACGAATTGGTAATCACCACCCCACTTACGACACCAGTCACCCCACACGATACGCCGGATGCCAGTGTCGCCACCTTGAATCACCAACTCATCACGGCGGGAGAACTTCCCAATTTAGAATACAGCTTTGCCTTCCCCCGCCGAGCCTACCAAAATCTCAGTGAGATTCACTACACCAGCACGTTTAAAACTCGCCTCTTCACCACACCTCTACCACCACAATTAACGGTGCGCCACCATCGCGGAACCTTTCTGTGCTTGGCCTTTCGCTGGGATACAACCAACTATCTCGCCCATTACCGCGACTTACTGGCCGCAACGAGCCCATATCCCAACGCCCAAGGGCCGGTGTATGAGCGGTCATTTCCGCTCAAATACGGACAAGTCGGCAGTGGCCAAAACTTTTTGACCGAATTGAGTCTACAAATCGGC
- a CDS encoding IS30 family transposase, with translation MGTTILSFEDRVVIETLHHEKHSLQYIADYLGFSKTTIFNEVHRLAGEYHAVKAQTDHEVKLSHRGRKTILTTNLKRLIEEKIKIQKWSIEQVAHVVRIAYKTIYNWIDQGLLDINVTDLPDHGIRRKRSKETRGSFSHGRSIEDRPAEISDRNTSGHFEADTVLSGKRKGQAVATFVERKSRLTIVKRLNGRDSTSMTKAILELANQLGDNLKTLTVDHGKEFANYNLIEEQAGVPLYFAHAYSPHERGSNENRNRVLRRFIPKGQPIDEITDDELIQINWYLNSRPLKCLNWRTPIEIFLRNLRY, from the coding sequence ATGGGCACCACTATTTTATCATTTGAAGACCGCGTTGTCATCGAAACACTTCATCATGAAAAGCACTCACTTCAATATATTGCCGATTATTTAGGCTTTAGTAAAACCACTATCTTTAATGAGGTTCATCGCTTAGCTGGTGAGTATCACGCAGTTAAGGCTCAAACTGACCATGAAGTTAAACTTAGTCATCGTGGTCGTAAAACCATCTTAACGACTAACCTAAAGCGATTGATTGAAGAAAAAATCAAGATCCAAAAATGGTCAATTGAACAAGTGGCTCATGTAGTTAGAATTGCCTACAAAACCATCTATAACTGGATTGATCAGGGACTACTGGATATTAATGTGACTGATTTACCTGACCATGGTATTCGTCGCAAACGATCTAAAGAAACCCGTGGTAGTTTTAGTCATGGACGTTCCATCGAAGATCGTCCAGCTGAAATTTCTGATCGTAATACTTCAGGTCACTTCGAAGCTGATACAGTTTTATCTGGAAAACGTAAAGGTCAAGCAGTAGCTACGTTTGTCGAGCGTAAGAGTCGGCTTACCATCGTTAAACGGCTTAATGGACGAGATAGTACTTCAATGACCAAGGCTATTTTAGAATTGGCTAACCAGTTAGGAGATAATCTCAAGACCCTTACTGTTGACCATGGGAAAGAATTCGCCAACTACAATTTGATTGAAGAACAGGCCGGTGTTCCACTGTACTTTGCGCACGCTTATTCGCCACATGAACGAGGCAGTAATGAAAATCGCAACCGAGTACTACGCCGCTTCATTCCCAAAGGTCAACCGATTGATGAGATTACCGATGATGAATTGATTCAAATTAACTGGTATTTGAATTCCCGACCACTCAAATGTTTAAATTGGCGAACACCTATTGAGATCTTTTTGCGTAATCTGCGTTACTAA
- a CDS encoding ISL3 family transposase: MTNDTKIILGIKDPNIKKLKVMNPLEMMGPLKVQAILDYRPKACPKCGVLNQKSIIKYGWRWANVKLPRTAERDVQLHLKKRDFKCKHCLQYFLAETPLVQRNHTISNTSKLACFLKLSETVSMRHVATELSISSTTVLRIMRSYQGNVKTRFDWLPAVINMDEVKSTKDAKGSMSFVFMDGIRCEFLDILESRTLYDLENYFKRYTKKARESVKVIVTDMNYTYPKLAESIFPNAIVVTDRFHIVNSVMRGFTRVRIRIMKSYAPSNMKYKALKRYWRLFFKPNEKLDLKKYSNYTNIPGSQTENSVVEYLLDINEELREAYNQLQTVMSAVRYRDIARLETVLDGKDNGSEEMTKALNALVENRESVDNALRYEFSNGPMEGINNKIKVIKRVAYGFGCFTSFRLRIHLAFGLKKNCLISKD; this comes from the coding sequence ATGACTAATGATACTAAAATTATCCTGGGGATAAAAGACCCCAACATCAAAAAGTTAAAAGTGATGAACCCCTTGGAAATGATGGGCCCACTTAAAGTGCAGGCAATTTTGGACTATCGTCCAAAAGCATGCCCCAAATGTGGTGTCTTAAACCAAAAAAGTATTATCAAATATGGCTGGCGCTGGGCCAATGTTAAATTGCCTCGAACTGCCGAACGGGATGTCCAGCTTCATCTTAAAAAGCGGGACTTCAAGTGTAAGCACTGCCTACAATACTTTCTTGCGGAAACACCACTAGTTCAACGAAACCACACCATCTCTAACACAAGCAAACTTGCCTGTTTTCTAAAATTAAGTGAAACAGTTTCGATGCGTCATGTCGCTACCGAATTAAGCATCTCAAGTACAACGGTCCTGCGAATCATGAGAAGCTATCAGGGCAACGTCAAAACGCGTTTTGACTGGTTACCGGCTGTAATTAACATGGATGAGGTCAAGTCTACCAAAGACGCAAAGGGATCCATGAGCTTTGTATTTATGGATGGTATTCGGTGTGAATTCTTGGACATTCTGGAATCGCGGACACTCTATGATTTGGAGAATTACTTTAAACGTTATACGAAGAAAGCTAGAGAAAGCGTCAAAGTCATTGTGACAGATATGAACTACACTTATCCCAAACTAGCTGAATCTATTTTTCCAAATGCGATTGTGGTAACCGATCGGTTCCACATCGTTAACTCCGTGATGCGGGGATTCACTCGAGTAAGGATTCGTATCATGAAATCCTATGCGCCTTCAAACATGAAATATAAGGCTTTAAAGCGTTACTGGCGACTGTTCTTTAAGCCCAACGAGAAGTTGGACTTAAAGAAGTACTCTAATTACACTAACATTCCTGGAAGCCAAACTGAGAATAGCGTAGTCGAATATCTTCTTGATATCAACGAAGAATTACGCGAAGCATATAACCAGTTACAGACGGTCATGAGTGCCGTTAGGTACCGTGACATCGCTCGACTAGAAACAGTTCTAGACGGAAAAGACAATGGCTCAGAAGAAATGACGAAGGCGTTGAACGCACTGGTTGAGAACCGAGAATCGGTTGATAATGCATTGAGATATGAATTCTCAAATGGTCCAATGGAGGGTATTAATAACAAAATCAAGGTAATAAAGCGAGTTGCGTACGGCTTTGGCTGTTTCACAAGCTTTAGATTAAGGATTCATCTGGCATTTGGGCTCAAAAAAAATTGCCTAATCTCAAAGGATTAG
- a CDS encoding arginase family protein, whose protein sequence is MQVAAPDKIITFGGNCLVSQAPFDYLNRRYRGNLGVIWLDAHPDISDPAMYDHEHAMVLGNLLHAGDPTLAKLVQTPLRPEQVYFAGLQDPTLAERTELRRLKLRYQLQTTADLTVAPLLAWIKQNQFDHVAIHFDIDALDPDPANFYATYFNNPHLGPLPDNAARGGLRRSAVWRTIAQLSQQIDLVGLTIAEYLPWDAQELNDLMTQTRIFHD, encoded by the coding sequence ATTCAGGTCGCCGCGCCGGATAAGATTATTACGTTTGGGGGGAATTGTCTGGTCTCCCAGGCGCCGTTCGACTACCTCAATCGGCGTTACCGGGGTAATCTAGGTGTGATTTGGTTGGATGCCCATCCTGATATTTCTGATCCGGCGATGTACGACCATGAACACGCCATGGTTTTGGGTAACCTGTTACATGCGGGGGACCCGACTTTAGCCAAGTTGGTGCAAACGCCACTCCGGCCTGAACAGGTCTATTTTGCGGGATTACAGGATCCCACGTTAGCTGAACGGACTGAATTACGGCGATTAAAGTTACGGTATCAATTACAGACGACTGCCGATTTAACGGTGGCGCCGTTACTGGCCTGGATTAAGCAAAACCAGTTTGATCACGTGGCTATTCACTTCGATATCGATGCCTTAGATCCAGACCCGGCTAACTTTTATGCGACCTACTTCAATAATCCCCACTTGGGTCCGTTGCCGGATAATGCGGCGAGAGGGGGCCTTCGGCGATCAGCGGTGTGGCGCACCATCGCGCAACTCAGCCAACAGATTGACCTGGTTGGACTGACCATCGCGGAATATTTACCCTGGGATGCCCAGGAGCTAAACGACTTAATGACCCAGACCCGGATTTTTCACGATTAA
- a CDS encoding CocE/NonD family hydrolase, producing the protein MQVPPASLHRYLQTPFDFSKSVITTAAGEVFQQTQSGTLWIQREHKPAVNLVVKNQQLVGFQITVRDTTAVIIQPGDESLTVLADWQAAHLLVTRPLAVATQFTALVPMHDQVKLATEVLLPADGQPTHSTILSRTPYGRQLFYADYQRFVQRGYAVVVQDVRGRNDSEGEWLPMAAERDDGRDTVDWIAAQPWSNQNVGMIGGSYGGYVQWAAASSGTPHLKALVSMVTAGGPFNDTIYKNGAPISGSLAWFFSTAEKHFHPENMQRNDWPQLLGIRPLENIPVVGLGHAIPGFTTFMTHPAYDDFMANMDWKTRAAAITVPALIQSGWFDDNGVGTTETIRVTDHYPAGKRKLILGPWVHSGNAQYDLGPIHLGEHALRADIDRNTFAGLTTF; encoded by the coding sequence ATGCAGGTCCCGCCCGCTAGCCTGCACCGCTACCTCCAGACCCCCTTTGACTTCTCAAAGTCGGTGATTACAACGGCGGCGGGTGAGGTCTTTCAGCAGACCCAGTCGGGAACGCTCTGGATCCAACGCGAACACAAACCCGCCGTCAACCTGGTTGTCAAAAACCAGCAGCTAGTGGGCTTTCAAATCACCGTCCGTGATACCACGGCCGTCATCATTCAGCCCGGCGATGAATCTCTGACCGTGCTGGCAGACTGGCAGGCCGCCCACCTACTCGTGACCCGACCATTAGCCGTGGCGACCCAATTTACCGCGCTGGTACCCATGCACGACCAGGTTAAGCTGGCCACCGAGGTCTTGTTACCGGCGGACGGTCAGCCCACCCACAGCACTATCCTCAGCCGCACCCCCTATGGTCGTCAGCTCTTCTACGCCGATTACCAGCGTTTTGTCCAACGAGGATATGCCGTGGTCGTCCAAGACGTCCGGGGACGCAACGATTCCGAGGGCGAGTGGCTCCCCATGGCCGCCGAGAGAGACGACGGCCGCGACACCGTCGACTGGATCGCGGCACAACCCTGGTCCAACCAAAACGTGGGGATGATTGGGGGCTCGTACGGTGGCTACGTCCAATGGGCCGCCGCTTCCTCGGGAACCCCGCACTTAAAGGCGTTGGTTAGCATGGTCACGGCCGGTGGCCCGTTCAACGACACGATTTACAAGAACGGGGCGCCCATCTCGGGCAGTCTAGCCTGGTTCTTCTCGACGGCCGAAAAACACTTCCACCCGGAAAACATGCAGCGCAATGATTGGCCGCAACTCCTCGGGATCCGGCCCTTAGAAAATATTCCCGTCGTGGGACTCGGTCACGCCATCCCGGGCTTCACCACCTTCATGACCCATCCCGCCTACGACGACTTCATGGCCAATATGGATTGGAAGACGCGCGCCGCGGCCATTACCGTGCCCGCGCTCATTCAAAGTGGTTGGTTTGACGACAACGGCGTCGGCACCACCGAAACCATCCGGGTGACGGATCATTATCCGGCCGGTAAACGCAAGTTAATCCTGGGGCCCTGGGTACACAGCGGTAACGCTCAGTACGACTTAGGGCCCATCCACCTGGGAGAACACGCGTTGCGCGCCGACATCGACCGCAACACGTTCGCTGGTTTGACCACTTTTTAA
- a CDS encoding peptide ABC transporter substrate-binding protein codes for MKKHTITLALALLTTVSLSACGQKKTQATKTSANFGLNTEVASMDTLKAQDPNSFDVQAAVFSGLYRMNGQDKVVPDVAKGQPKLSNGNKTYTINLRHNAKWSNGDPVTAQDFVYAWQRGADPKTKSNYAFIIQTVIKNGDRVATGKLSPTKLGVKAVGRYQLKVDLQKPTPYFKSLLTFNPYFPQNKAFEKKVGSKYATSPSTMVYNGPYQLAKYSQGATTISLTRNAKYTGSVTPHLKKLNFHVVKDASTGYDQYQSHKLDMTFLSTNLVKNNKNKAGFKTIPNSMVTYLQFNMRKKSQSPLLNKSLRQALANAIDTKQLAQKVLQDESSPLSGYIPPKFVRNTATGKDFRQEGGQLYVANQHKVAAEWAQAKKALGKQKITLQLLIDDEDWQKTTAEYLQSVLEKNLPGLKISIRSLPQQQELGIAAQGNFQMVLAQWGPDYQDPMTYLGNYTSTPEHTAGYHNSTYDRLIANANGKDVNHAKQRYADFHAAEKLLVKDEQVLVPLNQQVYSVLQQTQLKGVQHHMVGAPFTYATAYWQK; via the coding sequence ATGAAAAAACACACCATCACGCTGGCCCTAGCGCTCTTAACCACAGTCTCCCTGAGCGCCTGTGGTCAGAAAAAAACGCAAGCCACCAAAACGTCCGCTAACTTCGGGCTCAACACCGAGGTGGCGTCCATGGACACCCTGAAGGCCCAAGATCCCAACAGCTTCGACGTGCAGGCCGCCGTTTTCAGCGGTCTCTACCGCATGAACGGGCAAGATAAGGTCGTCCCGGACGTCGCTAAGGGGCAACCCAAGCTCTCGAATGGCAATAAAACCTACACCATCAACTTGCGCCACAATGCGAAGTGGTCTAACGGCGATCCCGTTACCGCGCAAGATTTCGTCTACGCTTGGCAGCGCGGGGCGGATCCCAAGACCAAGAGCAATTACGCCTTCATCATTCAAACCGTGATCAAAAACGGCGATCGGGTGGCCACCGGCAAGCTCAGTCCGACCAAGCTCGGCGTAAAAGCGGTCGGTCGTTATCAACTGAAGGTGGACCTACAAAAGCCCACCCCTTACTTCAAATCGCTGTTAACCTTTAACCCGTACTTCCCCCAGAACAAGGCCTTCGAAAAAAAGGTGGGGAGCAAATACGCCACATCCCCGAGCACCATGGTTTACAACGGCCCTTACCAGCTCGCCAAGTACTCGCAAGGCGCCACCACCATCTCGTTGACGCGTAATGCCAAGTACACGGGATCCGTCACCCCCCACCTGAAGAAGCTTAACTTTCACGTGGTTAAGGATGCGTCCACCGGTTACGACCAATACCAGTCGCATAAGCTCGACATGACATTTTTAAGCACGAACCTGGTTAAAAACAATAAAAACAAGGCCGGCTTTAAGACCATCCCCAACTCGATGGTGACCTACCTTCAATTCAACATGCGCAAGAAGAGTCAATCGCCATTACTCAACAAGTCGCTGCGCCAAGCGCTGGCCAACGCCATCGATACCAAGCAGCTCGCCCAAAAGGTCCTACAAGACGAGTCCTCCCCGTTATCCGGGTACATCCCGCCGAAATTCGTTCGCAACACTGCTACGGGCAAAGACTTTCGTCAGGAAGGGGGGCAGCTGTACGTTGCTAATCAGCACAAGGTCGCCGCTGAGTGGGCCCAGGCCAAAAAGGCACTGGGGAAACAGAAAATCACCCTGCAACTGTTAATCGACGACGAGGATTGGCAAAAGACCACGGCCGAATACCTGCAGTCGGTCCTGGAAAAGAACCTCCCCGGCTTGAAGATCTCGATTCGTTCGTTACCGCAACAACAGGAACTGGGGATCGCCGCGCAAGGCAACTTCCAGATGGTTCTGGCGCAATGGGGCCCCGATTACCAAGATCCGATGACTTACCTCGGAAATTACACCAGCACCCCCGAACACACGGCCGGCTACCATAACTCAACCTATGATCGTTTGATTGCCAACGCTAACGGCAAGGACGTCAACCATGCCAAGCAGCGGTACGCCGACTTCCACGCGGCGGAAAAGCTACTGGTTAAAGATGAACAAGTGCTGGTACCGCTGAATCAGCAAGTCTATTCCGTCTTACAGCAGACCCAGTTAAAGGGCGTTCAACACCACATGGTCGGCGCGCCGTTCACCTACGCCACGGCTTACTGGCAGAAATAA
- a CDS encoding dipeptide epimerase: protein MKITEITGKTVSVQLTKPFKVTFGEIRAMESLILKITTDTGLVGYGEACPFEPVTGENIATEKLALADFRPILIGQDPRDIEQRHADMDHLTVGHTALKAGIDIALYDLLGKATGLPLYQLLGGQANRVKTDITIAIDTPSAMAAEAQRDVARGFTQLKVKTGLNVQTDIQAIQQILAVVDDRVEVKVDANQGWTAKQTIDVMDRFQHTNLKVIEQPLPYWQHPANALIRQHISQSLMLDESVHSAHDAFAVLQAHEADLINIKLMKSAGILGAEQINHVAAAAGVPCMIGCMAESSIAICAAAHFAAAHANITYCDLDSFLMFQQPDWLRDAGFTTHHDVIQLSERPGLGVELAF, encoded by the coding sequence ATGAAAATAACCGAAATTACTGGCAAAACGGTCTCGGTCCAACTGACCAAGCCCTTCAAGGTGACCTTTGGCGAGATTCGGGCCATGGAATCTTTAATCCTAAAAATCACCACGGACACCGGGCTGGTGGGCTACGGCGAGGCCTGTCCCTTCGAACCCGTGACCGGGGAAAACATCGCGACCGAAAAACTCGCCCTCGCCGACTTTCGCCCCATCCTCATCGGGCAAGACCCCCGCGATATTGAGCAGCGCCACGCCGACATGGACCACCTCACCGTAGGCCATACCGCTTTAAAGGCGGGGATCGACATTGCTTTGTACGACCTTCTGGGCAAAGCCACCGGACTCCCGCTGTATCAACTCCTCGGAGGCCAAGCAAACCGGGTTAAAACGGATATCACCATTGCCATTGATACGCCCAGCGCCATGGCCGCCGAAGCACAACGCGACGTTGCGCGCGGTTTTACCCAGTTAAAAGTTAAGACCGGGCTCAACGTGCAGACCGATATTCAGGCCATTCAGCAGATTCTGGCCGTCGTCGATGACCGCGTCGAGGTTAAGGTCGACGCGAACCAGGGCTGGACCGCCAAGCAGACGATCGACGTCATGGATCGCTTCCAGCACACCAATTTAAAGGTTATCGAGCAGCCCTTGCCGTACTGGCAACACCCTGCTAACGCCCTCATTCGCCAACATATTTCGCAGAGCCTCATGCTCGACGAAAGCGTTCATTCGGCCCACGACGCCTTTGCCGTTCTTCAAGCCCACGAAGCCGACCTCATCAACATCAAACTCATGAAGTCCGCCGGCATCCTGGGGGCCGAACAGATCAACCACGTGGCCGCCGCGGCCGGCGTCCCCTGCATGATCGGCTGCATGGCCGAGTCGAGCATTGCCATCTGTGCGGCCGCCCACTTTGCCGCCGCTCACGCCAACATTACATATTGCGATCTAGATAGTTTCCTCATGTTTCAACAGCCCGACTGGCTCCGCGACGCCGGCTTCACAACCCATCACGATGTCATCCAACTAAGCGAACGACCGGGGTTAGGCGTGGAACTCGCTTTCTAG
- a CDS encoding Mor transcription activator family protein produces MAEKVEIAALHSFYRGLSELVGTEAMLEVYRHYRGIQISIPVHLYDRDLAAQMVLREFNGKNQQALARKYGYSEKWVKSVLRRTTKHKGEL; encoded by the coding sequence ATGGCGGAGAAAGTCGAAATTGCGGCGCTCCACAGTTTTTATCGGGGTCTAAGCGAACTGGTGGGGACCGAGGCCATGCTGGAGGTTTATCGCCATTATCGGGGCATTCAGATCAGTATACCGGTGCACCTCTATGACCGTGATCTGGCCGCCCAGATGGTGTTGCGGGAATTTAATGGTAAGAATCAGCAGGCGTTAGCGCGCAAGTACGGGTATAGTGAGAAGTGGGTTAAGTCCGTGTTGCGCCGGACGACCAAACACAAGGGGGAATTATAA
- a CDS encoding DNA/RNA non-specific endonuclease — protein MQTKPAIWVKWVLAMMLIVGGLVTTTAVTPPTLAHATTVYVTRTGKHYFYKRHDRGLNRAKKVYAVSLKTAKQRGLTLSATEKAPAKRRTVKRVTRKKVTRKRTAKKVTARAAVKPQGTYTVGAKTYHVKVINHNHPGFSRATLSTKHGAWQTYGNLDGYNRATAANALLNRKLMPKGQRQVLSVNPTAWHNKRIKTGWLYNRCHLIGYQLTGQNNNLKNLITGTRQLNDPGMTTYENKVAAYLKASPKHYVRYRVTPVFKGHELLARGVKMQMQSIGSNRIRYNVYLPNTQRGMKLNYANGLSQVAR, from the coding sequence ATGCAAACTAAACCGGCTATCTGGGTGAAGTGGGTTCTGGCGATGATGTTAATCGTCGGGGGACTAGTTACCACTACCGCCGTCACCCCACCCACCCTGGCGCACGCCACTACGGTCTACGTCACCCGGACGGGGAAACACTACTTTTACAAACGGCACGACCGGGGCTTAAACCGAGCCAAGAAGGTCTACGCGGTCTCGCTGAAAACGGCGAAGCAACGCGGTTTGACCCTCTCGGCAACCGAAAAGGCCCCGGCTAAACGCCGGACGGTCAAGCGGGTCACGCGCAAAAAGGTGACCCGCAAGCGCACCGCTAAAAAGGTCACGGCTCGCGCCGCGGTCAAACCCCAGGGCACCTACACCGTGGGGGCCAAAACCTACCACGTCAAGGTGATCAACCACAATCACCCGGGCTTCAGTCGAGCCACCCTCTCGACCAAGCACGGCGCTTGGCAAACCTACGGCAACCTGGACGGCTATAACCGCGCCACGGCGGCCAACGCCCTGCTAAACCGGAAGTTGATGCCGAAGGGGCAGCGTCAAGTCCTATCCGTCAACCCGACCGCGTGGCACAACAAGCGCATCAAGACGGGCTGGCTGTACAACCGGTGCCACCTCATCGGGTACCAACTGACCGGTCAAAACAATAATCTGAAGAATCTGATCACCGGGACGCGGCAACTCAACGATCCCGGGATGACCACCTACGAAAACAAGGTGGCTGCCTACCTCAAAGCCAGTCCCAAGCATTACGTGCGTTACCGCGTCACCCCCGTCTTCAAGGGCCACGAACTGCTGGCTAGAGGCGTGAAGATGCAGATGCAATCCATCGGGTCGAACCGGATTCGCTACAACGTTTACCTGCCGAACACCCAACGTGGAATGAAGTTAAATTACGCTAACGGCCTAAGCCAGGTCGCCCGTTAA
- a CDS encoding HicB family protein, giving the protein MKKTSIVTYPAVFIADDADGYTVIFPDIVDAVTGGQDLGESLVNATATLGRFLVDHQGNLPVASTMTELAHRYPADFIQFVAVDLSNVATQPVEADVSVLPLNLAK; this is encoded by the coding sequence ATGAAGAAAACAAGCATTGTGACGTATCCCGCTGTCTTTATCGCTGACGACGCCGATGGCTACACGGTCATCTTCCCCGACATCGTCGACGCCGTTACCGGTGGTCAGGATCTGGGCGAAAGCCTGGTGAACGCCACCGCGACGCTGGGCCGGTTCCTGGTGGATCATCAAGGAAACCTGCCCGTTGCTAGTACCATGACGGAGTTAGCTCACCGTTATCCCGCTGATTTCATTCAGTTCGTTGCCGTTGATCTGAGTAACGTGGCTACCCAGCCAGTCGAGGCTGATGTGAGCGTGTTACCCTTAAATTTAGCTAAGTAA
- a CDS encoding DUF1048 domain-containing protein, with amino-acid sequence MANILQKLIGDKKRYHQFQRDVAALPQPYAATLQALEKYMWNFAKGEGFLDALEAILHLFEESAADQVPVAQIIGDDPVKFCDAIMAQYPNDLWLITYQNRLRQRVAAIENQQ; translated from the coding sequence ATGGCGAATATTTTACAAAAGCTCATCGGCGATAAAAAACGCTATCACCAGTTCCAACGCGACGTGGCGGCCCTACCGCAACCCTACGCCGCCACCCTGCAGGCCCTGGAAAAGTACATGTGGAACTTTGCCAAGGGCGAAGGCTTCCTGGACGCCCTGGAAGCCATCCTGCACCTCTTCGAAGAAAGCGCCGCCGACCAGGTGCCCGTCGCCCAAATCATCGGGGACGACCCTGTCAAATTCTGCGACGCCATCATGGCCCAATACCCCAACGACCTCTGGTTGATTACCTACCAGAACCGGCTGCGCCAACGCGTCGCGGCCATCGAAAATCAGCAGTAA
- a CDS encoding PadR family transcriptional regulator translates to MQGLTELLKGSLEGIVLQHISRGETYGYEITHYLSELGFDDIVEGTVYTVLLRLEKKGLLTVERRKSAVGPQRKFYQLNAAGEAYLQDFWTKWDFLAQKMTQLKER, encoded by the coding sequence GTGCAAGGTTTAACGGAATTACTCAAAGGCTCACTGGAGGGCATCGTGCTCCAACACATCAGCCGCGGCGAGACTTACGGTTACGAGATTACCCACTATCTGAGCGAATTGGGTTTCGACGACATCGTCGAGGGCACCGTCTACACGGTCCTCTTACGGCTCGAAAAGAAGGGGCTTCTAACGGTGGAACGACGCAAATCCGCCGTTGGACCCCAACGGAAATTTTATCAACTCAACGCCGCTGGGGAGGCCTACCTCCAGGATTTCTGGACCAAGTGGGACTTCCTAGCTCAAAAAATGACGCAATTAAAGGAGCGCTAA